In a genomic window of Paramicrobacterium chengjingii:
- a CDS encoding TRAP transporter small permease: MSRREMSMSGDPAESTPLRIFRTGANRVSSASGFLSAVAIVLMTLGIALDVLLRTVSGHGIPGVIEAADPFLVCVAFFALSATEMKGEHISLALVTDRLGARIRYALITFGTFLCIVFTCLLAYAGLHEALESLSSHEVRAGVVRIPMWPARVAVVLGSLALLVQFIVTCIDAARSARAGTEVGVWKERDADNQHTSVAP; the protein is encoded by the coding sequence ATGTCTCGCCGCGAAATGAGCATGAGCGGCGACCCCGCAGAGAGCACGCCGCTTCGCATATTCCGCACGGGTGCAAACAGGGTGTCGTCTGCAAGCGGGTTTCTCAGTGCGGTTGCGATCGTGCTCATGACCCTGGGAATCGCGCTCGATGTGCTGCTGCGCACCGTGTCAGGGCACGGCATCCCCGGTGTCATCGAGGCTGCTGATCCCTTTCTCGTCTGCGTCGCGTTCTTTGCACTGTCTGCGACCGAGATGAAGGGCGAGCACATTTCGCTCGCGCTCGTTACCGACCGCCTGGGTGCTCGTATCCGCTACGCCCTCATCACATTCGGCACGTTCCTCTGCATCGTGTTCACCTGCTTGCTTGCGTATGCCGGCCTGCACGAGGCACTTGAATCACTGTCGAGTCATGAGGTGAGGGCCGGTGTGGTGCGAATTCCGATGTGGCCGGCCCGCGTCGCCGTTGTGCTCGGCTCTCTCGCGCTGCTCGTGCAGTTCATCGTCACCTGCATCGACGCGGCGCGCAGCGCTCGCGCCGGCACCGAGGTCGGAGTGTGGAAGGAGCGAGATGCAGATAACCAGCACACTTCAGTTGCTCCCTGA
- a CDS encoding enoyl-CoA hydratase-related protein: MMDNSAVDPESAVQVAHNGSTLTLTINRPRAGNAINSEVSTLIARTIDDADADPDVAVVVITGAGDRFFSAGADIAALKNDESVLPDPPYGSYGLAGCIERTISKPIIAAVGGMAFGGGFEIALAADIVIADPGARFAFPEVRVGIFPGAGGVHRLARRVPEVLAAHTLLTGDAIQAVDAHRFGLVSSLSEPGRCLAEAHRVAELIAQGSPLGVRYTKRLLRNLDDDGRSLNETDAWERSNALRDTILATADATEGFSAYLEKRAPRWSGA; encoded by the coding sequence ATGATGGACAACTCAGCAGTCGATCCCGAGTCCGCAGTTCAGGTCGCGCACAACGGCTCCACCCTCACGCTGACCATCAACCGGCCGCGGGCAGGAAACGCGATAAACAGTGAGGTCAGCACGCTCATCGCGCGCACAATCGACGACGCCGATGCAGACCCCGACGTCGCCGTCGTCGTGATCACGGGAGCCGGCGACCGATTCTTCAGCGCAGGTGCCGATATCGCTGCGCTCAAGAACGATGAGTCGGTACTCCCCGACCCCCCGTACGGGAGCTACGGACTCGCGGGGTGTATCGAACGGACTATTTCTAAGCCGATCATTGCCGCGGTGGGCGGGATGGCGTTCGGAGGCGGGTTCGAGATTGCTCTCGCTGCTGACATTGTCATCGCCGATCCGGGAGCGCGTTTTGCCTTTCCCGAAGTGCGAGTGGGAATCTTCCCGGGTGCTGGGGGTGTCCACAGACTCGCGCGGCGCGTTCCAGAGGTCCTAGCCGCGCACACGCTGCTGACAGGAGATGCCATCCAGGCTGTCGATGCACACCGATTCGGACTCGTAAGTTCGCTCTCGGAACCAGGTCGGTGCCTCGCCGAAGCTCATCGCGTCGCCGAGCTTATCGCGCAGGGCTCGCCGCTCGGCGTGCGCTACACAAAGCGGCTTCTGCGCAATCTCGACGATGACGGACGTTCTCTGAACGAGACGGATGCCTGGGAACGAAGCAATGCTCTCCGCGACACGATCCTCGCAACAGCTGACGCCACTGAAGGGTTCTCCGCTTACCTCGAGAAGAGAGCGCCGCGATGGAGCGGCGCGTAG
- the ribD gene encoding bifunctional diaminohydroxyphosphoribosylaminopyrimidine deaminase/5-amino-6-(5-phosphoribosylamino)uracil reductase RibD, with translation MASQREQQLMLRALELAANGPERGINPRVGCVIAAPDGTILGEGWHRGAGTAHAEIAALAAAGADAVRGATAIVTLEPCNHTGRTGPCVDALLGAGIARVVYAVADPGADSSGGGARLRAAGVDVEAGVLAADVDAFLGDWMTTAKLGRPLVTLKWASSLDGRAAASDGSSQWITGAESRNDTHLLRSQHDAIAVGSGTVLADNPSLTARASDGSLLPDQPVPVVFGARSIPEGAKLRQHPRPFQHVDGHDLAAVLRQLRESGIRSLFIEGGPTLASAFVRAGLVDSFVAYLAPTLLGGDRVALTDLGVDTIDGALRLAITDVARLGDDVRITLTPKGQ, from the coding sequence GTGGCATCGCAACGCGAGCAGCAGCTCATGCTCCGCGCTCTCGAACTCGCGGCAAACGGCCCCGAGCGCGGCATCAACCCACGCGTCGGTTGCGTCATCGCCGCGCCCGATGGAACGATCCTCGGCGAGGGATGGCACAGGGGTGCAGGAACAGCGCACGCCGAGATCGCCGCCCTGGCAGCGGCGGGTGCGGATGCCGTGCGCGGGGCAACGGCGATCGTCACTCTCGAGCCGTGCAATCACACGGGGCGCACGGGCCCGTGCGTCGACGCGCTGCTCGGCGCGGGAATTGCGCGCGTCGTCTACGCCGTGGCCGACCCGGGCGCGGACTCCAGTGGAGGGGGCGCACGGCTTCGCGCAGCGGGCGTCGATGTGGAGGCCGGAGTCCTCGCCGCAGACGTCGACGCCTTTCTCGGCGATTGGATGACGACAGCGAAGCTGGGACGCCCGCTCGTCACGCTCAAATGGGCGTCATCGCTCGATGGCCGCGCCGCGGCATCCGACGGTTCGAGTCAGTGGATCACGGGAGCGGAGTCACGCAACGACACGCATCTGCTGCGCAGTCAGCATGACGCCATTGCCGTCGGCAGCGGAACAGTTCTCGCCGACAACCCGTCGCTCACCGCGCGCGCCAGCGATGGATCGCTCCTTCCCGATCAGCCCGTTCCCGTTGTGTTCGGGGCACGTTCGATCCCCGAAGGTGCGAAGCTTCGGCAGCATCCACGCCCCTTTCAGCACGTTGACGGACACGACCTCGCAGCCGTTCTTCGGCAATTGCGCGAAAGCGGCATCCGGTCGCTCTTTATCGAGGGCGGGCCGACCCTCGCGTCGGCGTTCGTGCGGGCCGGTCTCGTCGACAGCTTCGTCGCCTACCTCGCACCGACCCTGCTCGGCGGCGACCGTGTCGCACTCACTGACCTCGGCGTTGACACCATCGACGGTGCGCTTCGCCTCGCCATCACCGACGTCGCCCGACTGGGCGACGACGTCAGGATCACTCTGACACCGAAGGGACAGTAA
- a CDS encoding alpha/beta fold hydrolase has protein sequence MKRDVAGYRLHVRNVAPAQAVRARVIIVHGYGEHSGRYDDLARGLARCGIASTSCDLPGHGQSSGNAGVLSVHDVIQTIIEELNDVSRQLNGDVPSYLFGHSLGALLVVGHCSVQARTYAGIILSSPVIGGWSAIDAFLHADEIPPSLVRARHLSRRVSFATSYDSDPLVYRGAMARRTLREAADVLDELSHSTSPLAGYRVQWIHGSADRIVPVGQAMRALADLGVTDLDACIYPDARHEVLNDDPADSAFRRIRDFIHTPSPSTGH, from the coding sequence ATGAAGCGCGACGTTGCCGGCTACCGGCTACACGTTCGCAACGTTGCACCAGCGCAGGCGGTGCGCGCTCGAGTCATCATCGTTCACGGCTACGGGGAGCACTCGGGCCGTTACGACGATCTCGCACGCGGTCTCGCGCGCTGCGGAATAGCAAGCACGTCGTGCGATCTTCCTGGCCATGGCCAGAGCTCCGGGAACGCTGGCGTGCTTTCCGTTCACGATGTCATTCAGACGATCATCGAGGAGCTGAACGATGTGTCGCGTCAGCTGAATGGAGACGTCCCGAGCTATTTGTTCGGCCACTCCCTCGGGGCACTCCTGGTCGTCGGGCACTGCTCGGTCCAGGCCCGAACCTATGCCGGAATCATCCTCTCGTCGCCGGTCATCGGGGGATGGAGCGCGATCGATGCGTTTCTGCACGCCGATGAGATTCCACCGTCGCTCGTGCGTGCTCGGCACTTGTCTCGACGTGTCAGTTTCGCCACGTCGTACGACAGCGATCCACTCGTCTACCGAGGGGCCATGGCGCGACGCACGTTGCGCGAGGCGGCGGACGTGCTTGACGAGCTGTCGCACTCGACGAGCCCGCTGGCCGGCTATCGGGTGCAGTGGATTCACGGAAGCGCCGATCGCATCGTGCCGGTGGGGCAGGCAATGCGCGCTCTTGCCGATCTGGGTGTGACAGACCTCGACGCCTGTATCTACCCGGATGCGCGGCATGAGGTGCTAAACGACGACCCCGCAGACTCGGCATTTCGCCGCATCCGAGATTTTATTCACACACCGAGCCCGTCGACGGGCCATTGA
- a CDS encoding enoyl-CoA hydratase/isomerase family protein: MTHENDEAVTVEIDGAVATMTFNQPEKRNSFTDKMLFDSLDRIEALVDDENVRILVLTGAGRYFSVGGDLDEFAAGEFQPADVPIGTSVAKLRRFMQLSQYLRESRLITIAAVNGACAGAGLSVAAACDLRVSSERAVFRAAFLDAGLSGDFGGTWSLSRLLGEAKAKEFYMLNDRVSPQEALRIGLVSRVFPEEGFLDQALSLAHDIASKPPVALDLIKKNLTDTTTEFSVACDREALHHVLSGNTADAIEAAAAFLEKREPQFIGR, encoded by the coding sequence ATGACCCATGAGAATGACGAAGCTGTCACAGTAGAGATTGACGGCGCGGTCGCGACGATGACGTTCAACCAGCCAGAGAAGCGCAATTCGTTCACAGACAAGATGCTCTTCGACTCACTCGATCGCATCGAAGCGCTCGTTGACGACGAGAACGTTCGCATCCTCGTGCTGACCGGTGCCGGACGCTACTTCAGCGTGGGAGGCGACCTCGACGAATTCGCCGCGGGCGAGTTTCAGCCCGCCGACGTACCGATCGGCACGTCCGTCGCGAAACTTCGACGCTTCATGCAGCTGTCGCAGTACCTCAGAGAATCGCGGCTCATCACCATCGCTGCCGTCAACGGCGCATGTGCCGGCGCAGGCTTGTCAGTTGCAGCGGCGTGTGACCTTCGCGTCTCGTCGGAACGCGCTGTATTCAGGGCCGCCTTCCTCGACGCCGGGCTCTCTGGCGACTTCGGTGGAACGTGGTCGCTGTCACGATTGCTCGGCGAAGCGAAGGCGAAAGAGTTCTACATGTTGAACGATCGCGTCTCACCACAGGAAGCACTGCGAATCGGGCTCGTCTCACGTGTTTTCCCGGAAGAGGGGTTCCTTGATCAGGCGCTGTCGCTTGCGCACGACATCGCGTCCAAGCCTCCCGTCGCGCTTGACCTCATCAAGAAGAACCTCACTGACACGACGACGGAGTTCTCAGTCGCGTGCGATCGCGAAGCTCTGCACCACGTACTGAGCGGAAACACAGCAGACGCGATTGAGGCGGCCGCCGCCTTCCTCGAGAAGCGTGAGCCCCAGTTCATCGGTCGCTGA
- a CDS encoding sugar-binding transcriptional regulator: MEHSRNDFVYEVARMYYEQNATMDSIAQQLDVSRSTISRLLSEARDSGVVQITLERRDEDSSKLERAFSAHFGVDAHIVTGDAVSDVHRGTQIASVAARLLTNWMRPGSVLAVSAGSTIQAVANSLPSRHYPGSSVVQLHGSIGPLRNVAHGSSQAVLGTVAAAFGAEEHPFPVPAFFDFATTRRSMWHERSIQRVRAMQSHADIALFGAGSFRGPDRSWPYTSGLLSDEDLDELRREHVVGDVCTVMMRPDGSSHNIAVNHRTSGASRRELAHVPRRLLVAFGASKALPVLAALRAGIATDIVIDDVLAHSITTMFPSRKSTRRLDSP, encoded by the coding sequence ATGGAGCACAGCCGAAACGACTTTGTCTATGAGGTCGCGCGCATGTACTACGAGCAGAACGCCACGATGGATTCAATCGCGCAGCAACTCGACGTCTCTCGATCGACAATCTCCCGGCTGCTGAGCGAAGCACGAGACTCCGGGGTTGTTCAAATCACGCTCGAACGCAGAGACGAGGATTCATCGAAGCTCGAGCGGGCCTTCAGCGCTCATTTTGGAGTCGACGCGCATATCGTGACGGGCGATGCCGTTTCTGACGTTCACCGCGGCACGCAGATCGCGAGTGTGGCCGCGCGATTGCTCACCAATTGGATGCGCCCCGGATCGGTTCTTGCGGTTTCTGCCGGGTCCACGATCCAGGCTGTTGCGAACAGCCTGCCGAGCCGGCACTATCCGGGAAGCTCGGTCGTGCAATTGCACGGATCTATCGGACCGCTTCGCAATGTCGCACACGGTTCGTCGCAAGCCGTGCTTGGCACTGTGGCCGCAGCGTTCGGCGCTGAGGAGCATCCGTTCCCCGTGCCTGCGTTCTTCGACTTTGCCACGACGCGCCGCTCGATGTGGCACGAGCGTTCGATCCAGCGCGTTCGCGCAATGCAGTCGCACGCCGACATTGCGCTTTTCGGCGCCGGATCCTTTCGCGGCCCTGACCGCTCGTGGCCCTATACATCGGGGCTTCTCTCCGATGAAGATCTCGATGAGCTGCGCCGCGAACACGTCGTGGGCGATGTCTGCACGGTCATGATGAGGCCAGACGGCAGCAGCCACAACATCGCCGTCAATCATCGAACATCCGGTGCAAGCCGTCGGGAACTTGCGCACGTGCCGCGACGCCTACTCGTCGCGTTTGGAGCATCGAAGGCGTTGCCCGTGCTCGCGGCCCTCAGAGCAGGCATTGCCACAGACATTGTCATCGATGACGTTCTGGCGCACTCGATAACCACAATGTTTCCCTCGCGAAAATCGACCAGACGGCTCGATTCCCCCTGA
- a CDS encoding AMP-binding protein: MTIARSAQTLESLVSADISNAVEALDAQVAGNGDKVAVTVGETGETFTYSEIGRRTDALAASLRERGVNAGDRVAIISETPLTSVISMYGVWKAGAVFAPINPEYSGEFLTYHLNDCGARIVIASPRAAERVDEVRLTIIEHLTVVIDSFDPGRAESGGESLADLTRAGTRPDGTIMFNDPASVIYTSGTTGPAKGVVLSHRWVNQYTWQYRRWVNEDDVIHVDLPMYHVGAAFFNVVRALWVGASISLWERFSASQYWERIAEAGATSSLLLDVMIPWLMQQPESPAAAENTLRHVHMQPLPATHHDFATRFGIDFVTAGFGQTESGSAIYGLVDQFPDDDGGTPEHAKRGLSRELMRSRAKEDGALIVRGDRPIERGFMGWPSPFLEIEIHDAYGRPCADNTTGELVVRPRIASAIFSLYLGKSDYSLHAFRDLWFHTGDTATRDENGILYFRGRIGDRIRVKGENISAFDIEQRALVHPEIVKAAAIGIPSSQGEEDDIVLFLELIHTSELSASELMTYMRTSLARHMHPSEIRIIDSMPVTQTNKIQKHKLHSLVGRSGSRNQR; this comes from the coding sequence ATGACAATCGCGAGATCTGCACAGACGCTGGAGTCGCTCGTCAGCGCTGACATCTCCAACGCAGTCGAGGCCCTCGACGCCCAGGTAGCCGGCAACGGAGACAAAGTGGCAGTGACGGTGGGCGAGACCGGGGAAACGTTCACCTACTCCGAGATCGGCCGACGAACGGATGCGCTCGCGGCATCCTTGCGCGAGCGGGGTGTAAACGCTGGCGACCGTGTCGCGATCATCAGCGAAACACCACTCACGTCAGTGATCTCTATGTATGGAGTCTGGAAAGCTGGTGCGGTCTTCGCTCCGATCAACCCGGAGTACAGCGGCGAGTTTCTGACGTACCACCTGAACGACTGCGGTGCACGCATCGTCATCGCGTCTCCGCGAGCCGCTGAGCGCGTCGACGAGGTGCGGCTCACGATCATCGAACACCTCACTGTCGTTATCGACTCGTTTGATCCCGGTCGGGCGGAAAGCGGGGGCGAATCGCTCGCGGACCTCACGAGGGCGGGAACCCGCCCCGATGGCACGATCATGTTCAACGACCCGGCATCGGTCATCTACACGTCGGGCACCACCGGGCCCGCTAAAGGCGTTGTGCTGAGTCACCGGTGGGTCAATCAGTACACCTGGCAGTACAGGCGCTGGGTGAACGAAGACGATGTCATTCACGTCGACCTGCCGATGTACCACGTCGGCGCGGCGTTCTTCAACGTGGTGAGAGCACTGTGGGTCGGAGCATCCATCTCCCTATGGGAACGCTTCAGCGCGTCGCAGTACTGGGAACGCATCGCCGAGGCTGGAGCGACATCGTCGCTGCTTCTCGATGTGATGATCCCGTGGCTGATGCAGCAGCCGGAGTCCCCAGCGGCCGCCGAGAACACGCTGCGGCACGTTCACATGCAGCCGCTCCCCGCGACGCACCATGATTTCGCCACCCGATTCGGCATCGATTTCGTCACCGCCGGCTTCGGGCAGACCGAGAGCGGATCAGCGATCTACGGCCTCGTCGATCAGTTCCCCGATGACGATGGCGGAACGCCAGAGCACGCGAAACGCGGGTTGTCACGGGAACTCATGCGCTCGCGTGCGAAGGAGGATGGCGCTCTCATTGTTCGTGGAGACCGACCCATCGAACGCGGCTTCATGGGCTGGCCGTCGCCCTTTCTTGAGATCGAGATTCACGATGCTTACGGGCGGCCGTGTGCCGACAACACAACGGGTGAACTTGTCGTTCGCCCGCGAATCGCTTCGGCAATATTCTCCCTTTATCTGGGCAAGTCCGATTACAGCCTTCACGCCTTCCGCGACCTCTGGTTCCACACGGGAGACACGGCCACACGCGATGAAAACGGCATCCTCTATTTTCGCGGGCGCATCGGAGACCGAATCAGGGTGAAGGGCGAGAACATCTCTGCATTCGACATCGAGCAGAGAGCTCTTGTTCACCCGGAGATCGTGAAAGCGGCCGCCATCGGAATACCGAGTTCGCAGGGAGAGGAAGACGACATCGTGTTGTTCCTCGAGCTCATTCACACGTCAGAGCTCAGTGCATCCGAGCTCATGACGTATATGCGGACGTCACTCGCTCGGCACATGCACCCCAGCGAGATCAGGATCATCGATTCGATGCCCGTCACGCAGACGAACAAGATTCAGAAGCACAAGCTGCACAGTCTCGTTGGCAGATCAGGCTCTCGAAACCAACGATGA
- the dctP gene encoding TRAP transporter substrate-binding protein DctP, whose product MMKSHSIAGKTAIVALACVGLIGASGCSEGIVDTSSGGNVTLQFASFLPKGHPYSQWYLDWADEITEATDGRVTFDNYFSGSLYNGPDMTSAVIDGQVDLAQPNTNYTPEKFPLSELVSVPYATPSVGAAMEALTDLYANYEPYTEEFDKNGVIPLQFQPTGTNVLGSSIPLPDADSIDGARVRSASYFAKALQNLGGNAISMPLSDVYQSMQTGLIDAWMTPMENTDQYNLGEVTTHIQDPGMGPTSLSAILMNKDTFESLTDADQKALLDISARYNEGFIDLLNEIDEDTCESMADSDIILDAWDDATIEKSQERLADSMLDAYSQDATAAGAEPEGFIKKWQSYQSGYDGSHGEYVGSVATCLAAK is encoded by the coding sequence ATGATGAAATCACACTCGATTGCAGGCAAGACCGCGATAGTCGCGTTGGCATGCGTCGGTCTGATCGGAGCATCCGGATGCTCCGAAGGAATTGTCGACACGAGCAGCGGCGGTAACGTGACGCTGCAGTTCGCGAGCTTTCTGCCCAAGGGGCATCCGTATTCTCAGTGGTATCTCGACTGGGCAGACGAGATAACCGAGGCAACGGACGGACGCGTCACCTTCGACAACTACTTTTCGGGAAGCCTGTACAACGGCCCGGACATGACGTCAGCGGTCATCGACGGTCAAGTTGACCTCGCGCAGCCGAATACCAATTACACGCCCGAGAAGTTTCCGCTGTCAGAGCTTGTCTCTGTCCCATATGCCACGCCGAGTGTCGGCGCGGCGATGGAGGCGCTGACAGACCTCTACGCGAACTACGAACCATATACAGAGGAGTTTGACAAGAACGGCGTGATCCCGCTGCAGTTTCAGCCGACCGGCACGAACGTTCTAGGTTCGAGCATCCCTCTTCCCGACGCTGATTCGATCGACGGTGCGCGTGTGAGATCGGCATCGTATTTCGCCAAGGCATTGCAGAATCTCGGCGGAAACGCCATCAGCATGCCGCTGAGCGATGTTTATCAGTCAATGCAGACGGGCCTCATCGACGCGTGGATGACACCGATGGAGAATACAGACCAATACAACCTCGGGGAAGTGACGACGCATATTCAAGACCCGGGAATGGGGCCGACAAGCCTCTCGGCAATTCTCATGAACAAAGACACGTTCGAGTCGTTGACGGATGCTGATCAGAAGGCTCTTCTCGACATCAGTGCCCGATACAACGAGGGCTTCATCGACCTGCTGAACGAGATCGACGAAGACACCTGCGAAAGCATGGCTGACAGCGACATCATTCTTGACGCGTGGGATGACGCGACAATCGAGAAGTCACAGGAACGTCTTGCCGACTCGATGCTCGACGCGTACTCACAGGACGCCACGGCCGCAGGGGCCGAACCCGAGGGGTTCATCAAGAAGTGGCAGAGCTATCAGTCTGGCTACGACGGCAGCCACGGCGAATACGTGGGGAGCGTGGCAACATGTCTCGCCGCGAAATGA
- a CDS encoding acyl-CoA dehydrogenase family protein, which translates to MNPVYDGTDLFHFDDEISAEEHDIVRRVRAFVRDDLLPVINEYWERAEFPFALLPKLRELGIVGTTIDGYGCPGLSTLATGLVSMEMARGDGSINTFLGVQSALAMPTIHRYGSDAQKERWLSRMARLELIGAFAMTEPDHGSDSARMETNARKVDGGYVLNGAKRWIGNGSYADLVVIWARDVSDAQVKAFVMEKNADGTYPQGYSPTVITGKVGKRAILQPNINIDELFVPDENVLPGITRFRDASRVLEASRIGTAWEALGHCIAVYEIARKHALERQQFGRPLAATQLVQEKLATMMGGIVSLQSMCFRIAQLTDRGQATGMMSALLKRDAVRVARNTVRDARDLLGGNGLLLENHIARHLTDVEVIFTYEGTDSVLTLLVGRSLTGMQAFTAE; encoded by the coding sequence ATGAATCCCGTTTACGACGGAACCGATCTCTTTCATTTCGACGATGAGATCTCCGCCGAGGAACACGACATCGTTCGCCGCGTTCGCGCATTTGTGCGCGACGACCTGCTGCCGGTGATTAACGAGTACTGGGAACGGGCCGAGTTTCCGTTCGCACTGCTTCCTAAGCTGAGAGAGCTGGGAATCGTCGGCACGACGATCGACGGGTATGGATGCCCGGGGCTCTCGACCCTCGCCACGGGACTCGTGTCGATGGAAATGGCACGTGGCGATGGCTCGATCAACACGTTTCTCGGCGTGCAGTCTGCGCTTGCGATGCCGACGATTCATCGCTACGGCTCCGACGCTCAGAAGGAGCGCTGGCTGAGCCGGATGGCCCGTTTGGAACTGATCGGTGCGTTTGCAATGACCGAACCAGATCACGGGTCAGATTCAGCGCGAATGGAGACGAACGCTCGCAAGGTCGACGGCGGTTACGTGCTGAACGGTGCGAAACGATGGATCGGGAATGGAAGTTACGCTGACCTGGTCGTGATCTGGGCCCGAGACGTCAGCGATGCACAGGTGAAGGCGTTCGTCATGGAGAAGAACGCCGATGGAACGTACCCGCAGGGCTACAGTCCCACGGTGATCACGGGCAAGGTGGGGAAGCGGGCCATTTTGCAGCCGAATATCAACATTGACGAGCTCTTCGTGCCCGACGAGAACGTGCTTCCCGGCATCACGCGTTTTCGGGATGCAAGCAGGGTGCTTGAGGCAAGTCGCATCGGCACGGCGTGGGAAGCGCTCGGGCACTGCATCGCTGTGTACGAGATCGCGCGGAAGCATGCGCTTGAACGGCAGCAGTTCGGCCGGCCGCTCGCCGCGACGCAGCTCGTTCAAGAGAAACTCGCGACGATGATGGGCGGCATCGTCTCCCTGCAGAGCATGTGCTTCCGGATTGCACAGCTCACCGACCGCGGTCAGGCAACCGGAATGATGTCGGCATTGCTGAAGCGAGATGCAGTGCGCGTCGCCCGCAACACGGTGCGCGATGCTCGAGATCTGCTCGGTGGCAACGGTCTGCTGCTGGAGAATCACATTGCACGGCACCTCACAGATGTTGAGGTGATTTTCACCTATGAGGGCACGGATTCGGTGCTCACGCTGCTGGTGGGCCGCTCGCTGACAGGGATGCAGGCATTCACGGCTGAATGA
- a CDS encoding TRAP transporter large permease, which yields MPMIVAILIVVLLLLAALAIRIPVAFALGISGTVGLIMLQGTTSAIGSMGSVPFNSTASLSLAVIPMFVMMGMLAQVAGIPEQLFRIANMRLKRLPGGLAVASVVASAGFGAVTGSSVAAAATMGRLGVTQMIELGYRRSFAAGVVASAGTLGVLIPPSVILVLYGVVTQESIGKLLLAGLIPGLISALGFSIFIIGRAWARPASVYVDGKAGHDHTTQFSSPDRPKYHHLLWLALVFVVIIGGIYGGVFTATESGAVGVLVLTMVAAWELRKGGIRGIAKGFATGVRDTASTSGMMLGVVIGASLFSAFLVRSGATAQLTNTLLSTALPPTLLALALILSIVVLGTILESFSLLIIIVPLIYPVITGLGYDGIWLGIVVAKAVEIGLLTPPVGMNAYVVAGSVPGLKVEETFRGIWAFLWVELGLLLLMFFVPEIVLWLPSHVS from the coding sequence ATGCCGATGATCGTTGCTATTCTCATCGTCGTCCTGCTGTTGCTTGCTGCGCTGGCCATCCGTATTCCCGTTGCGTTCGCCTTGGGAATCTCTGGAACTGTCGGGCTCATCATGCTGCAGGGAACGACAAGCGCCATCGGCAGCATGGGCAGTGTTCCGTTCAACTCGACGGCCAGCCTGTCACTCGCCGTGATTCCGATGTTCGTCATGATGGGCATGCTCGCTCAGGTGGCGGGAATTCCCGAACAGCTCTTCCGAATTGCCAACATGCGGCTCAAACGGCTGCCTGGCGGACTCGCGGTGGCATCGGTCGTTGCATCAGCAGGGTTCGGCGCGGTTACCGGTTCGAGCGTTGCGGCTGCCGCGACGATGGGCCGCTTAGGCGTGACCCAGATGATCGAGCTGGGATATCGGCGTAGTTTCGCTGCGGGAGTTGTTGCGTCGGCGGGTACTCTCGGCGTTCTGATTCCTCCGAGCGTCATTCTCGTGCTGTACGGAGTCGTGACACAGGAGTCGATCGGGAAGCTGCTGCTCGCCGGCCTGATACCGGGGCTCATCTCTGCGCTCGGGTTCAGCATCTTCATTATCGGGCGTGCCTGGGCTCGGCCAGCGAGCGTTTACGTCGACGGCAAAGCCGGTCACGACCACACGACGCAGTTCTCGTCCCCCGACCGACCGAAATACCACCATCTGTTGTGGCTCGCGCTTGTCTTTGTCGTGATCATCGGAGGCATCTACGGCGGAGTGTTCACGGCCACGGAGTCCGGTGCTGTTGGCGTTCTGGTCTTGACGATGGTGGCGGCCTGGGAACTCAGAAAGGGTGGCATCCGCGGAATCGCGAAGGGTTTCGCCACGGGTGTGCGCGACACAGCATCCACGAGTGGAATGATGCTCGGTGTTGTCATTGGCGCCTCGCTCTTCTCGGCATTTCTCGTGCGATCGGGCGCAACAGCACAGCTGACGAACACGCTGCTGAGTACAGCGTTGCCGCCGACATTGCTCGCGCTCGCTCTCATTCTGTCGATTGTCGTGCTCGGAACGATCCTCGAGTCCTTCAGCCTGCTGATCATCATCGTCCCGTTGATTTACCCGGTGATCACGGGCCTGGGGTACGACGGAATCTGGCTGGGAATCGTCGTGGCCAAAGCTGTTGAGATCGGTCTGCTCACTCCACCCGTCGGAATGAATGCCTATGTCGTGGCCGGGTCTGTTCCCGGTTTGAAGGTGGAGGAGACATTCAGGGGAATCTGGGCGTTCCTCTGGGTTGAACTCGGCCTTCTGCTGCTGATGTTCTTCGTGCCGGAGATCGTTTTGTGGCTGCCGTCTCACGTCAGCTAG